In the Syntrophus aciditrophicus SB genome, ATGGCTAACAGAAAGTTCAAGAAAAAAATTATCTAAGCAATGTGAAACGCGGAAGCAGGAGTGTCATGTGACTGAACGCATTCGACAGGTGGTAAGAAAGGAGTTTATAGAGCTTTTCCGTGACAAGCGGATGAAGGGAATCGTTTTGCTACTTCCGATCATCCAACTTTTTGTTTTCGGCTATGCGGTGACCACCGACGTGAATCATGTTTTGACTGCAATTTACGATCGGGATGCTTCTCCCGACAGCAGGGAACTGGCAAGGCGGTTTGAAGGGTCGGGCTATTTCAATATTATTTACCGTGTCTCCTCTGGCAAGGAACTTCAGGAACTCGTTGACCGGGGAAAGGTGCTCTGTGCTATTGAAATAAGGGAAGGATTCGCAAAGGACCTCGCCCGGGGTTTCCCCACGGCTATCCAGGTCATTGTGGATGGAACTGACTCAAATACGGCCTCGGTAGCAGGCAGTTATGCCTCCAGGATTATCCTCCAGTATGGAAGGGAAAAAGGAAAGCACATCGAGGCGACCCCTGTCAAACTCGATGTTAGGGCACGGGCCTGGTACAACCCGGATTTGAGGAGCAGGAACTATAATGTCCCCGGGGTTATCGCTATCTTGATCATGCTCATCTGCCTGCTGCTTACTTCCATGGCCATTGTGAGGGAGCGTGAAATCGGGACGATAGAGCAGCTCATGGTCACCCCGTTGCGTCCTTTCGAGCTGATGATGGGCAAAACCGTCCCCTTCGCACTGATCGGGTTTTTTGACATGCTCCTTGTGACGACAGTGGGCACTACCTGGTTCAACATCCCAATCAAAGGTTCACTGCCCCTTCTCTTTCTGGGTACCGCCATCTATCTTATCTCAGTCCTTGGAATCGGGCTTTTTATCTCGACGATTTCCAGAACGCAACAGCAAGCCCTCATGGCCACCTTCCTTTTTTTTGCGCCTGCTATTCTCCTATCGGGATTCATGTTTCCAATCGAGAATATGCCAGTACCCGTACAGTACATCACCTACCTAAATCCGCTGCGGTACATCCTCGTGATCATTCGCGGCATCTTTCTTAAGGGCAACGGAATGGACGTTCTGTGGCCGGAGATAACCGCGCTATCACTTCTCAGCCTGCTTCTGGTCGGGGTAAGTTCGCTGAGATTCAAGAAAAAAATTGGGTAAAGGGAGGCGTTTATAGTTCATGGAGATCTCTTAAGGTTTTGAAGCATCACTTAGAAATATTTGCATGTTGCCTCAGTAATAAAAGTGTTGCCGATGCTTTTTCTTTATTGCTCGCCCGAAAAAACAACTTATTCTCTTTGAGATGGGGAGGAATATTCATGAATATCAATCTTATCAGGGAATTGAATTCGGACCATGCGCTGATTTTGGAGGCGTTCGTGAAGATAAAGGAGGCAGGAAACCTGTCAGATGAAACACGGAACCTGCTCCGAAATACGAAAGAACTTCTTATTAATCACTTACAGAAAGAAGAATCTGAGTTTTATCCTATCTTGCGAAAGGAGGCGGAAACAAACGATTCTCTCAAGCAGACCATGAAGGTTATGGGCATTGAGATTGAGGAAATCGGGAAACAAGCACTCGCATTCCTTGATACCTACATTGGAGGTGGAACGGAGACAGTTTTCAAGCAGGATTTGGACCGGTTTATCACTACAATCACAATGCGTCTACAAAGGGAAGAACACACCCTATACTCAAAATACCTCAAGATCTCTGAAAAAAACAGGTCATAACCTCTGGTCAGAGTTAGAGGCTATTTACTTGAATAAGTCATAATGATTAGTGGATAAGCGATGGTATTTAGATGGCATCAAAAACCGGGGAATCCCATTTTTCTGTCGATGACTTTCGCAAATTAACAACAGAAATCTGCTATACTATCGCGTTCCGCGAAACTCTCACTTTCAATAAAATAATGAGCAATCTCAGGATGTAATCGATGGTGCGGATAAGCAGATGTTTTCCGCAATTTTCAGCATCCTCC is a window encoding:
- a CDS encoding hemerythrin domain-containing protein, producing MNINLIRELNSDHALILEAFVKIKEAGNLSDETRNLLRNTKELLINHLQKEESEFYPILRKEAETNDSLKQTMKVMGIEIEEIGKQALAFLDTYIGGGTETVFKQDLDRFITTITMRLQREEHTLYSKYLKISEKNRS
- a CDS encoding ABC transporter permease; this translates as MTERIRQVVRKEFIELFRDKRMKGIVLLLPIIQLFVFGYAVTTDVNHVLTAIYDRDASPDSRELARRFEGSGYFNIIYRVSSGKELQELVDRGKVLCAIEIREGFAKDLARGFPTAIQVIVDGTDSNTASVAGSYASRIILQYGREKGKHIEATPVKLDVRARAWYNPDLRSRNYNVPGVIAILIMLICLLLTSMAIVREREIGTIEQLMVTPLRPFELMMGKTVPFALIGFFDMLLVTTVGTTWFNIPIKGSLPLLFLGTAIYLISVLGIGLFISTISRTQQQALMATFLFFAPAILLSGFMFPIENMPVPVQYITYLNPLRYILVIIRGIFLKGNGMDVLWPEITALSLLSLLLVGVSSLRFKKKIG